In Reichenbachiella agarivorans, one genomic interval encodes:
- a CDS encoding response regulator transcription factor codes for MKVLLTEDNKALQTNIVTYLQNEGIICECANSIQECQDKLVAFQYDIIILDRMLPDGDGIDIIPFIKSRNLSVSILIASAKDQINDKVDGLNLGADDYITKPYFMTELIARLKALYRRNKLDGNQNLVLGNITIDTDKQEVSVHNQILNLTKKEYDLLVYIYANKNRIITRPAIAEHLWGDYADSLGSLDFVYQHIKNLRKKIISAGGNDFIQTVYGSGYKYALSE; via the coding sequence ATGAAAGTATTACTGACTGAAGACAACAAAGCCTTACAAACCAACATCGTCACCTACCTTCAAAATGAAGGCATCATATGTGAATGTGCCAACAGCATCCAAGAGTGTCAGGACAAATTGGTGGCCTTTCAATACGACATCATCATCCTCGACAGAATGCTCCCTGATGGTGACGGGATAGACATCATCCCCTTCATCAAATCTCGCAACCTGAGTGTCAGTATCCTCATTGCCTCTGCCAAAGACCAAATCAATGACAAAGTAGATGGTCTCAATCTAGGTGCGGATGATTACATCACCAAGCCCTACTTCATGACGGAGCTCATCGCCAGACTCAAGGCACTCTACCGTCGCAACAAACTGGATGGCAATCAAAATCTGGTACTGGGCAATATCACCATCGATACAGACAAGCAAGAAGTAAGTGTCCATAATCAAATCCTCAACCTCACCAAGAAAGAATATGATCTGCTCGTCTATATCTATGCCAACAAAAACCGCATCATCACCAGACCAGCCATCGCTGAGCATCTCTGGGGTGACTATGCAGACAGTCTGGGATCACTGGATTTTGTCTATCAACATATCAAAAACCTGAGAAAAAAGATTATCTCTGCAGGTGGCAATGACTTTATCCAGACTGTCTACGGATCAGGATACAAATACGCACTCTCCGAATGA
- a CDS encoding TonB-dependent receptor domain-containing protein — MRIYFILFLSIILHTSLSHASTSAQEYKVSGRILDQSSGEPLAFATVSIHDKNTGTLITGTITQDQGTFEFNVQPGSYFIEVKFISYISQTIDVQVTNANVDLKSIALSSDSKQLEEVVIKGQKDQFEFSLDKKTFNVSENISNIGKNASDILDNIPSVQVDIEGNVSLRGNDNVTILINGKPSGMVGISSQAALKQLQGSMIERIEVITNPSARYDAAGTGGIINIILKEDAEKGFNGSFGIDVGYPALASPNASINYRSGKFNFFASAGLRYSEYTGYGKSYSTYFEPDSTFSTDSDRKHGGSSMSQNYRLGTDFFINDYNKLTLTGIFNTSDEENETRLIYQDIAQDVMINTSNRLDKEGEDDNLTEISLNYEKKFAQEDRVLTFYGQYRDNNELEKSDIQQVSLNDADLYQRVRNDEGENNILLQTDYIHPINEQSKFEVGLRTTIRKTKNNYLIEQQDGAVWTTLPRFSNDFSYHENIYAGYAIYGNKIGQVSFQLGARVETTDIQTVLTSENLDDTSDKNYTNFFPSAHFTYEFSPEQNIQLSYSRRLRRPGFRDLNPISSYSDNRNFRIGNPDLDPELTDSYEIGFLQNWEKSSFYGGVYYNHTNDEIERLSFTSTEPDEEGVIYSKLYNLATEDAYGLEFNVSKDFTDWMSMNGSFNFYRRITSGEAEGQTFDADARSYSARVNSKFNLPGDIDFQANLNYRGPQNNTQGKRLAFYTVDLGFTRDILNNNGTLTASVQDLFNTRKYRSEQYDDGFKSISEFQRRSRQFTLSFVYRLNQKKEREPRDKGNKGPTQGNNTDGDLN; from the coding sequence ATGAGGATATATTTCATTCTATTCCTATCCATCATCCTGCATACATCCCTGTCTCACGCGTCAACGTCTGCTCAAGAATACAAAGTCAGTGGGCGAATCCTTGACCAATCCAGCGGAGAACCCTTGGCATTTGCCACAGTCTCCATCCACGACAAAAACACCGGTACACTGATCACTGGTACCATCACACAAGACCAAGGCACCTTTGAATTCAATGTTCAACCAGGGAGTTATTTCATTGAGGTCAAGTTTATATCGTACATCAGCCAAACCATCGACGTACAAGTCACCAACGCCAATGTAGATCTCAAATCGATCGCATTGTCATCGGACAGCAAACAACTCGAAGAAGTCGTGATCAAAGGACAAAAAGATCAATTCGAGTTTTCGCTCGACAAAAAAACCTTCAACGTATCTGAAAACATCAGCAACATAGGAAAAAATGCCTCCGACATCTTGGACAACATCCCCTCTGTACAAGTAGATATCGAAGGCAACGTCAGCCTCAGAGGCAATGACAATGTCACCATCCTCATCAATGGCAAACCATCTGGTATGGTAGGAATCAGTAGTCAAGCAGCACTGAAGCAACTGCAAGGCAGCATGATCGAACGCATCGAAGTGATCACCAACCCATCTGCCCGCTACGACGCAGCTGGAACTGGCGGCATCATCAACATCATCCTCAAAGAAGATGCTGAAAAAGGATTCAACGGAAGCTTTGGGATAGACGTGGGCTATCCCGCGCTCGCCAGTCCCAATGCCAGCATCAACTACCGCTCTGGTAAATTCAACTTCTTTGCTAGCGCAGGGTTGCGCTACAGTGAATACACTGGCTATGGCAAGTCGTATTCAACCTATTTCGAACCAGACTCGACATTTTCTACAGACTCTGATCGCAAACATGGCGGTAGTAGCATGTCCCAAAACTACCGATTAGGCACAGATTTTTTCATCAATGATTACAACAAACTAACCTTGACAGGTATATTCAATACTTCTGATGAAGAAAACGAAACTCGCCTCATCTATCAAGATATAGCCCAGGATGTCATGATCAATACCAGCAATAGGCTCGATAAAGAGGGAGAAGACGACAACCTGACCGAAATATCATTGAACTATGAAAAGAAATTTGCCCAAGAGGATAGGGTACTAACCTTCTACGGTCAATACAGGGACAACAATGAACTGGAAAAATCCGATATCCAGCAAGTATCACTCAACGACGCAGACTTGTACCAACGAGTAAGAAACGACGAAGGAGAAAACAACATCTTGTTGCAGACAGACTATATTCATCCGATCAATGAGCAGAGCAAGTTTGAGGTAGGATTGAGAACTACAATCCGAAAAACCAAAAACAACTATCTAATCGAACAACAAGATGGTGCCGTATGGACTACCCTTCCTCGGTTTTCCAATGATTTTTCGTACCATGAAAACATCTATGCTGGCTATGCCATCTATGGCAACAAAATCGGTCAGGTATCCTTTCAACTAGGTGCCAGAGTAGAAACAACCGATATTCAAACTGTACTGACATCAGAAAACCTCGATGACACCAGTGATAAAAATTACACCAATTTCTTCCCATCGGCACACTTTACTTATGAATTTAGTCCCGAGCAAAACATTCAGTTAAGTTACTCTCGTAGATTGCGCAGGCCGGGATTCAGAGACCTCAATCCGATCTCAAGCTATAGTGACAACCGAAATTTCCGAATAGGCAACCCTGACCTAGATCCTGAATTGACAGACTCTTACGAAATAGGATTCTTACAAAACTGGGAAAAATCATCATTCTATGGAGGAGTATATTACAATCACACCAATGACGAGATTGAGCGTTTAAGTTTTACCAGTACTGAACCTGATGAAGAAGGAGTTATCTATTCCAAACTATACAATTTGGCAACAGAGGATGCATACGGACTGGAATTCAACGTTTCCAAGGATTTCACGGATTGGATGAGTATGAATGGTAGTTTCAATTTCTACCGTAGGATTACATCTGGCGAAGCAGAAGGGCAGACATTTGATGCAGACGCCCGCTCATATAGCGCTCGGGTCAATTCAAAATTTAACCTCCCTGGAGACATTGATTTTCAGGCAAACCTCAATTACAGAGGTCCGCAAAACAACACCCAAGGCAAGCGTCTTGCCTTCTACACCGTCGATTTAGGATTCACCAGAGATATTTTGAACAACAATGGTACGCTCACCGCCAGTGTGCAAGACCTATTCAACACGCGTAAATACAGGTCGGAACAATATGATGATGGCTTTAAATCCATCTCAGAGTTTCAAAGAAGATCGAGACAATTCACCCTGAGTTTCGTCTACCGACTCAATCAAAAAAAGGAGCGTGAACCAAGAGACAAAGGCAACAAAGGCCCCACACAAGGAAACAATACGGATGGGGATTTGAATTAA
- a CDS encoding response regulator: protein MNTLLVDDHQMMLDGIQQLLQREFMDIHIDQATTIESAKIHLARKEYQIVITDYNLPDGDGLQLIQSIKTSQSSAKVLMLSMHDEGHLVKEILKSGVNGYILKKDSQSELIAGIKSTLAGKLYLSRDINTILVNELSNNSPKLLSTREREILELIAKEYSNKKIADELFISERTVETHRKNIFRKTKTNSLVGLIKFAYANKLI from the coding sequence TTGAATACCTTACTAGTAGACGATCACCAGATGATGCTCGATGGCATACAGCAACTGCTCCAGCGAGAATTTATGGATATTCATATCGATCAAGCCACTACCATTGAGTCCGCCAAAATACATCTGGCACGAAAAGAGTATCAGATTGTCATCACTGACTACAATCTCCCCGATGGAGATGGACTACAATTGATCCAATCAATCAAAACCAGTCAATCATCAGCCAAAGTTTTGATGCTGAGCATGCATGATGAAGGTCACCTGGTCAAAGAAATTCTCAAATCAGGTGTCAATGGATACATTCTCAAAAAAGACTCTCAGAGTGAATTAATCGCTGGGATCAAAAGCACCTTGGCAGGGAAGTTATATCTGAGCAGAGACATCAATACCATCTTGGTCAATGAACTGAGTAACAACTCTCCAAAACTCCTCTCGACGAGAGAAAGAGAAATCCTCGAACTGATCGCCAAAGAGTACAGCAACAAAAAAATCGCCGATGAGCTCTTTATTAGCGAACGTACAGTTGAAACCCACCGAAAAAACATCTTCCGCAAAACAAAAACCAAC
- a CDS encoding tellurite resistance TerB family protein encodes MSQSSFSSLLLRTAFSFMTCDGHIDKKEIVSIIKMGQQNNLFGEVAVDEELEIMLKKINLRGTEYLKDYFRKVEKANLSDEEQLEIIKIAVDVIYSDMEVREDEIKFLRVLRTMLDISDSVILTRFPQLAKDFMWDDEFTDEYVKKLHSNYFKDKQMPLFDVSDVIDITADVLRELK; translated from the coding sequence ATGTCACAATCATCATTTTCATCCCTCCTCCTCCGTACTGCCTTTTCGTTCATGACTTGTGATGGTCACATCGACAAGAAAGAAATTGTCTCCATCATAAAAATGGGACAGCAAAACAATCTGTTTGGAGAGGTCGCAGTAGATGAGGAATTGGAAATCATGCTCAAGAAAATCAACCTGAGAGGTACCGAGTATCTCAAGGATTATTTCAGAAAAGTAGAAAAAGCGAATCTAAGTGATGAAGAACAATTGGAAATCATCAAGATAGCTGTGGATGTCATCTATTCTGACATGGAAGTTCGTGAAGATGAAATTAAATTTTTGAGGGTACTTAGGACGATGCTAGACATCTCTGACTCAGTGATTTTGACCAGATTCCCCCAATTGGCCAAAGATTTCATGTGGGACGATGAGTTTACTGATGAATACGTTAAAAAATTGCACAGCAACTATTTCAAAGATAAGCAAATGCCCCTTTTTGATGTTTCGGATGTCATTGATATCACAGCTGATGTACTCCGCGAACTCAAATAA
- a CDS encoding BamA/TamA family outer membrane protein, whose product MRIGICCFFLLLISQPILAQVDEPLVNDSLLAEKDILDVIFKKRRDSTEQVKLEEEKKVYFSLMPLSSGSGGPNIAISVVNASFRMGDKETTKFSNVTLYPSTNLSTYFHLKVIPNLWLADNNWNIPGKLEIAQEAQDNFGLGGDTSEDSLFVIHYSVSKAIVSFNKRLVNHVYLGAGYALDYYYHLREVSDEWRQTDFDRHGYGTDATSVSSGLSINMLIDSRVNPINPLEGFFTNLILRVNPIWMGSDELWYALYLDTRKYINLSKEKHRVLAFWGLYWATWGDVPYLNLPASGLDFLGSSGRGYSRARYRGQQMLYTEVEFRFDLTQNGLLGGVVFTNCQSIMEEDSREFKYLNPAIGTGLRLKFNKFSDSNLTFDIGYGDGFNWYLGLNEYF is encoded by the coding sequence ATGAGAATCGGTATCTGTTGTTTCTTTCTGCTGCTCATCTCTCAACCTATCCTGGCTCAAGTAGATGAGCCTCTAGTCAATGACAGTCTCCTGGCTGAGAAGGATATACTGGACGTAATATTCAAGAAACGCCGAGACAGTACCGAGCAAGTCAAACTAGAAGAAGAGAAGAAGGTGTACTTTTCGCTTATGCCCTTGTCCTCTGGGTCAGGTGGTCCTAACATTGCCATATCTGTGGTCAATGCGTCCTTTCGGATGGGCGACAAGGAGACTACCAAGTTTTCCAACGTCACACTCTATCCATCGACCAATCTGAGTACTTACTTTCACCTCAAGGTAATACCCAATCTCTGGCTGGCAGACAACAACTGGAATATTCCGGGCAAGTTGGAGATCGCGCAGGAAGCACAGGACAACTTTGGATTGGGAGGGGATACCTCCGAAGACAGTTTGTTCGTGATTCATTACTCCGTGAGCAAGGCCATTGTCTCATTCAACAAGCGACTAGTCAATCATGTGTATTTGGGTGCAGGTTATGCATTGGACTACTACTATCATCTCAGGGAAGTATCCGACGAATGGCGTCAGACAGACTTTGATCGACATGGGTATGGAACTGATGCAACGAGTGTTTCCTCTGGGTTGTCGATTAACATGCTGATAGATAGTCGTGTCAATCCTATCAATCCTCTCGAAGGGTTCTTTACCAATCTGATCTTGAGAGTCAACCCGATCTGGATGGGCAGTGACGAGCTATGGTATGCACTGTATTTGGATACACGCAAGTACATCAATCTGAGCAAAGAAAAACACCGAGTATTGGCATTTTGGGGACTGTATTGGGCGACTTGGGGAGATGTGCCTTATCTAAATTTGCCTGCGAGTGGCTTGGATTTTTTGGGATCATCAGGGCGAGGATATAGTCGGGCGAGATACAGAGGACAGCAAATGCTGTACACAGAGGTTGAGTTTCGATTTGATCTCACCCAAAATGGTCTTTTGGGTGGCGTGGTGTTTACCAATTGTCAAAGTATCATGGAAGAGGACAGTCGAGAATTTAAATACCTCAATCCTGCTATTGGCACGGGTCTACGGTTGAAATTCAATAAATTTTCTGATTCCAACCTTACGTTCGATATAGGCTATGGAGATGGTTTCAACTGGTACCTTGGTCTCAATGAGTACTTCTAG
- a CDS encoding DMT family transporter produces MDKRIFQFLQLGMAILVMSSSGTLARYIHLSPEVIIWARCAVGAVALFIFLKLAGMPTYIGWGKSFRMIVISTVLMAGHWIAYFYGLKFTSVAIGMLSLHTYPVITALLEPVMMGHKHKMTDILIAVLAFSGVFFLVPEFDLNNDITLGIVCGVVSAVFYSVRNIMLKQNITEHSGITLMYYQLLIIALFMWPVLYIGDFGANITGLTVQWQPLLVLGLATTALGHTLFVMSFRYFSITAISIMSSMTPLCGIIIGYLVLVEVPEGKVLLGGAIILASVVIESIRASRIEVRR; encoded by the coding sequence TTGGACAAGCGGATATTTCAATTTTTACAACTCGGGATGGCCATTTTGGTCATGAGTTCTTCGGGTACTTTGGCGCGGTATATTCATCTCTCTCCAGAGGTCATCATCTGGGCGAGGTGCGCTGTGGGTGCTGTGGCTTTATTCATATTTCTCAAATTGGCTGGTATGCCAACATATATAGGCTGGGGCAAGAGTTTTAGAATGATAGTAATCAGTACAGTACTGATGGCGGGACACTGGATAGCGTATTTTTATGGGCTCAAATTTACCTCCGTGGCGATTGGTATGCTGTCGTTGCATACATATCCCGTGATTACAGCGCTGCTGGAACCAGTGATGATGGGGCACAAGCATAAGATGACAGATATTTTGATAGCTGTTTTGGCGTTTTCTGGAGTATTCTTTCTAGTGCCTGAGTTTGATTTGAACAATGATATCACGCTAGGTATTGTGTGTGGAGTCGTGTCGGCTGTTTTTTATTCGGTGAGAAACATCATGCTCAAACAAAATATCACCGAGCATTCTGGTATCACACTCATGTACTATCAATTGTTGATTATTGCCTTATTTATGTGGCCTGTGTTGTACATAGGTGATTTTGGAGCAAATATCACGGGTCTGACAGTTCAATGGCAGCCTTTGTTGGTTTTGGGGTTAGCTACGACTGCATTGGGACACACGCTTTTCGTGATGAGTTTCAGGTATTTTTCCATCACAGCTATTAGCATCATGAGCAGTATGACGCCTCTTTGTGGGATTATTATTGGTTACTTGGTGTTGGTCGAGGTGCCCGAAGGCAAAGTCTTGCTAGGCGGGGCGATAATATTGGCTTCTGTGGTGATAGAGAGCATCAGAGCTTCTAGGATAGAAGTTAGACGTTAG
- a CDS encoding sensor histidine kinase produces MKLVQKFVLFYLLLSLIVMSLGGVYYYVTFTQLIDKETDYELNGQVNQLAGLIKKDLPYDSLTDYRIDIKQLRDTVGIKESRSFADTMAYHHPSKAVIHHRKINKTLKIDGVWYRFKIFESVVEPLDTFYGTFKATAAVFLLLTILSVLYSLFISKWLLRPFHESLNKIKDFNVQNAVPIVTNVTHTYEFRKLNDFIENMTHRAVRDYINLKEFSENIAHEIRTPLAIASGNLDLLFQDKDLNEKQVEIISNAQGALNKVSRIQQSLITLSKIENEEFKRDKTINLSEMINLLKTEKEDIFELKNLEVSTSIAENVSIQNDPILLEILLSNLLQNAIKHNVENGFIHIKLTQEGFKISNSGDEPSSSTETLLGRFKKSSSNSDSIGLGLSIVNKICELSHYELSYMYQTDNKTHEVSILFPTSNFAQN; encoded by the coding sequence ATGAAACTAGTTCAAAAATTCGTCCTTTTTTATTTACTCCTGAGTCTCATCGTGATGTCACTAGGGGGCGTGTACTACTACGTGACCTTCACACAGTTGATTGACAAGGAAACAGACTATGAGCTCAACGGTCAAGTCAATCAGTTGGCAGGATTGATTAAAAAAGACTTGCCCTACGACTCATTGACGGACTACCGCATAGACATCAAACAGCTCCGTGACACAGTAGGGATCAAAGAAAGTCGCTCGTTTGCAGATACGATGGCTTATCACCATCCGTCCAAAGCAGTGATTCATCACCGCAAAATCAATAAAACACTCAAAATCGATGGTGTCTGGTATCGTTTCAAGATATTTGAATCTGTCGTCGAGCCACTAGATACTTTCTACGGGACGTTCAAAGCTACTGCAGCAGTCTTCTTACTGTTGACCATCTTGTCGGTATTGTACAGTTTATTTATCTCCAAGTGGCTCCTGCGTCCCTTTCATGAATCGCTAAACAAAATCAAGGATTTCAATGTTCAGAATGCAGTCCCGATAGTCACCAATGTCACCCACACCTATGAGTTCAGAAAACTAAATGACTTCATCGAAAACATGACCCACAGAGCGGTAAGAGACTACATCAATCTCAAGGAATTTTCAGAAAACATCGCACACGAGATACGTACACCGCTGGCAATTGCCTCTGGCAATCTGGATTTGTTGTTTCAAGACAAAGACTTGAATGAAAAACAGGTCGAAATTATCTCCAATGCGCAAGGCGCACTCAACAAAGTCTCTAGGATACAGCAGTCCTTGATCACACTCAGCAAAATAGAGAACGAGGAATTCAAACGTGACAAAACCATCAACCTGAGCGAAATGATCAATCTGCTCAAAACAGAAAAAGAAGACATTTTTGAACTCAAAAACCTAGAAGTCAGCACAAGCATTGCAGAAAATGTCAGCATCCAAAATGATCCCATCCTACTGGAAATCCTACTCAGCAATCTGCTGCAAAATGCGATCAAGCACAATGTGGAGAATGGTTTTATCCATATCAAACTGACCCAAGAAGGTTTCAAAATATCGAACTCAGGAGACGAACCAAGTTCGTCCACAGAGACCCTGTTGGGACGTTTCAAAAAATCCAGTTCAAATAGCGATTCGATTGGATTGGGATTGTCTATCGTTAATAAAATATGCGAATTGTCTCACTACGAATTGTCGTATATGTACCAAACAGACAATAAAACACATGAAGTTTCAATTCTGTTCCCAACTTCAAATTTTGCTCAAAATTAA
- a CDS encoding helix-turn-helix domain-containing protein, with translation MLKLNLEYIFRIRAIKNPYGFIKKLGFSHDVCHRLAHGQTLGVKMNQLEALCLALHCTPNDLMEFKDLDNKVSSDHPMNALIRDSATLDSMDKLRKLPLDKIELLQKMMENLE, from the coding sequence ATGCTAAAACTTAACCTTGAGTACATCTTTAGAATTCGGGCGATCAAAAACCCATATGGATTTATTAAAAAACTTGGCTTCAGTCATGATGTGTGTCATCGTCTAGCACATGGACAGACATTGGGCGTGAAAATGAATCAGCTAGAGGCGCTTTGTCTTGCGCTACACTGCACACCAAATGATCTCATGGAGTTCAAAGACCTAGACAACAAGGTCAGCTCCGATCATCCTATGAACGCCCTCATTCGTGACAGTGCTACACTCGATAGCATGGACAAGTTGAGAAAGCTACCACTGGACAAAATCGAACTACTGCAAAAAATGATGGAGAATCTGGAGTAG
- a CDS encoding ABC transporter substrate-binding protein, translating to MKTTTDQLKRTVSVPDFPQRIISLVPSITELLFDLGLGDRVVGITKFCVHPARGLQEKTKIGGTKNIKTERIASLNPDLILANKEENTKSDIEGIWDQYPVWVSDVNGLSDALDMIESVGWMTQTETLAGKWISDIEASFAQLTKRTHVRTLYMIWQSPWMSVGTDTFVYDMLSRCGFDSVIRETRYPQLTDEEIIGLNPEVVLLSSEPFPFKETHVQRMQEILPEAKVILVDGEMFSWYGSRLGLSAAYFQSIMREILW from the coding sequence ATGAAAACCACCACAGACCAGTTGAAGAGAACGGTTTCTGTTCCAGATTTTCCACAAAGGATCATCAGTTTGGTCCCTTCGATCACAGAGCTGTTGTTTGATCTTGGATTGGGAGATAGGGTCGTTGGGATTACCAAGTTTTGTGTACATCCAGCGCGCGGACTGCAAGAAAAGACCAAGATAGGAGGAACCAAAAATATCAAGACAGAGCGCATTGCCAGTTTGAATCCTGACCTGATCTTGGCCAACAAAGAAGAAAATACGAAAAGCGATATCGAAGGGATTTGGGATCAATATCCCGTGTGGGTCTCGGATGTCAATGGCTTGTCGGATGCGTTGGATATGATTGAATCCGTGGGTTGGATGACCCAAACCGAGACGCTGGCTGGCAAATGGATATCTGACATAGAGGCGTCATTTGCGCAGCTGACAAAACGGACTCACGTACGAACATTGTATATGATCTGGCAGTCACCTTGGATGTCTGTGGGGACTGATACTTTTGTTTACGACATGCTGTCTCGCTGTGGATTTGATTCGGTGATTCGAGAGACACGCTATCCGCAGTTGACTGATGAAGAAATCATCGGATTGAACCCTGAGGTCGTGTTGCTTTCTTCTGAACCCTTTCCTTTCAAGGAAACGCACGTCCAACGAATGCAGGAGATACTGCCAGAGGCCAAAGTCATCTTGGTAGATGGAGAGATGTTCAGCTGGTATGGCAGTCGTCTAGGCTTGAGTGCGGCCTATTTTCAATCTATCATGAGGGAGATTTTGTGGTGA
- a CDS encoding WG repeat-containing protein, producing the protein MKKQLILLAIILLSTQTFAQQYVALVKPQGSKTWGFADQTGKIILTPTYSKATDFSEEGLSVYYIRPNFKVMNLKGEIIPTEVDGFKLMEIFGFGTKGYCNGMLAIVKDGKWGFLDTQGKLVIPTKYEKVTEFSEDKAIAELAGSFYLLDKTGKETPINIENLANVKPFSEGLAPFQTTDKKMGFIDKTGKVIIQAKFDGVGYFSGGLAWARTEGDMIGYINPSGEWAINPKFQTTKDFDPTSGMARVKINDGWAYTNKSGDVMQMTDSDKWEDFHDGLAIGRKGDMLGFFDATGKWVIEPQFEGARDFHKGLAAAKKNDLWGFINTKGEWTVQPTFIAVKDMEKVK; encoded by the coding sequence ATGAAAAAACAACTCATACTCCTGGCTATCATTCTACTGTCTACGCAAACATTTGCACAACAATATGTGGCACTGGTCAAACCTCAGGGTTCCAAAACCTGGGGCTTTGCAGATCAGACTGGAAAAATAATCCTCACTCCTACGTACAGCAAAGCGACAGATTTCTCTGAAGAAGGTTTGTCTGTGTACTACATCAGACCCAATTTTAAAGTCATGAATCTAAAAGGAGAAATCATTCCTACGGAAGTCGATGGTTTCAAATTGATGGAAATTTTCGGTTTTGGTACCAAAGGATACTGCAATGGCATGTTGGCGATTGTAAAAGATGGCAAATGGGGGTTTCTTGATACCCAAGGCAAGCTCGTCATCCCTACCAAATATGAAAAGGTCACTGAATTCTCTGAAGACAAAGCCATCGCAGAGCTGGCAGGCTCATTTTACTTGCTCGACAAAACTGGCAAAGAGACCCCAATCAACATAGAAAATTTAGCAAACGTAAAACCATTTTCAGAAGGCCTAGCACCGTTTCAGACCACTGACAAGAAAATGGGCTTCATTGACAAGACAGGCAAAGTAATTATCCAAGCCAAATTTGATGGTGTTGGTTATTTCTCCGGAGGACTCGCTTGGGCAAGAACCGAAGGTGACATGATAGGCTACATCAACCCATCTGGAGAATGGGCGATCAATCCCAAATTCCAAACTACCAAGGATTTTGATCCCACCAGCGGCATGGCAAGAGTCAAAATAAACGACGGATGGGCATATACCAACAAATCAGGAGACGTGATGCAAATGACAGATTCTGACAAATGGGAAGACTTTCATGATGGTCTGGCGATAGGCAGAAAAGGTGACATGCTTGGTTTCTTCGATGCGACAGGCAAATGGGTCATCGAACCACAATTTGAAGGAGCGAGAGATTTTCACAAAGGTTTGGCTGCTGCCAAAAAAAATGACCTCTGGGGCTTCATCAATACCAAGGGAGAGTGGACTGTACAACCTACCTTCATCGCTGTGAAGGATATGGAAAAAGTCAAATAA